One window of the Nicotiana tabacum cultivar K326 chromosome 4, ASM71507v2, whole genome shotgun sequence genome contains the following:
- the LOC107788054 gene encoding alpha-dioxygenase 2 isoform X1 → MAFSFSLAAFIHPQLRHVVAKMSLFDTILFYVVHLLDKFDLWHRLPVLLGLAYLGLRRHLHQRYNLLRVGEVNGKKYDTEEFSYRTADGTCNHPADHLVGSHGTFFGRNMPPSTSSYGLLEPHPVTVATKLLERRKCTDCGSQFNMIACAWVQFMIHDWNDHMEDTEQVELRAPEDVAAGCPLKSFKFFKTRKLPTGSPDLKFGHLNSRTPWWDGSVIYGNNKEGMIRVRTFKDGKLRVSGDGLLEHDDNGIPISGDVRNNWAGFSLLQALFMKEHNAICDMLKEHYPEFDDEKLYRHARLITSAVIAKIHTLDWTIELVKTDTLVAGMRINWYGFLGKRIKDLLGPKFGPILSGLVGFKRPRDHGTPYSLTEEFVSVYRMHSLLPEKIVLRDLKSTTSEDKSLPIQEEIPMTEMIGKEGEKSLSKIGIEQMLVSMGHQSCGAATLWNYPTWMRNLVPHDIDGEERPDLVDMAALEIYRDRERGIPRYNEFRRNLLMIPISKWEDLTDDEEVIEALREVYGDDVEKLDLQVGLHAEKKIKGFAISETAFNIFLLIASRRLEADRFFTTNFNARTYTEKGFEWVNKTETLKDVIDRHFPEMTEKYMRCTSAFAVWNSDPNPRRYLPLYLRPAT, encoded by the exons ATGGCATTCTCATTTTCTCTTGCAGCCTTTATTCACCCTCAACTCCGGCATGTTGTAGCGAAGATGTCTCTCTTTGACACAATCTTGTTCTAT GTGGTACATCTTTTGGACAAGTTTGATCTATGGCATAGATTACCAGTGTTACTCGGGTTGGCTTACCTAGGACTAAGAAGACACTTACACCAGCGATACAACCTCTTACGTGTTGGAGAAGTTAATGGCAAGAAATATGACACAGAAGAGTTTTCGTATCGGACTGCTGATGGTACGTGCAATCATCCTGCGGATCATTTAGTAGGCAGTCATGGAACCTTCTTTGGTCGCAACATGCCACCATCAACTTCAAGTTATGGG CTACTGGAACCTCATCCAGTAACGGTGGCCACGAAGCTCTTGGAAAGGAGAAAGTGCACAGATTGCGGGAGCCAATTCAACATGATAGCGTGCGCCTGGGTACAATTTATGATCCATGATTGGAATGACCATATGGAGGACACTGAACAG GTCGAGCTTAGAGCGCCTGAAGATGTTGCAGCAGGGTGCCCGTTGAAGTCATTTAAGTTCTTTAAGACCAGAAAACTTCCTACAGGTTCACCTGATCTGAAGTTTGGGCATTTGAATTCAAGGACCCCATGGTG GGATGGGAGTGTAATATATGGGAATAATAAGGAGGGCATGATTAGGGTGAGAACATTTAAAGATGGAAAGCTCAGGGTCTCAGGAGATGGACTTCTTGAACATGACGATAATGGCATTCCAATATCTGGAGATGTTCGTAACAATTGGGCAGGCTTCTCTCTGTTGCAGGCCTTGTTTATGAAGGAACATAACGCCATATGTGATATGCTAAAA GAACATTACCCTGAATTTGACGATGAAAAGTTGTACCGACATGCAAGATTGATAACTTCAGCAGTCATTGCTAAAATCCATACCCTTGATTGGACAATTGAACTAGTTAAGACTGATACTCTAGTGGCAGGAATGAGGATCAACTG GTATGGCTTTTTGGGGAAGAGAATCAAGGATTTGTTAGGTCCTAAGTTTGGACCTATTCTGAGTGGATTAGTTGGATTTAAAAGGCCCAGAGATCACGGGACTCCCTACTCATTGACTGAAGAGTTTGTTAGCGTCTATAGAATGCACTCACTTTTACCTGAAAAAATTGTTCTGAGGGACTTGAAGTCGACTACTTCAGAAGACAAATCGTTGCCTATTCAAGAAGA GATTCCTATGACGGAAATGATTGGGAAAGAAGGAGAAAAAAGCTTGTCCAAAATTGGTATAGAGCAGATGCTGGTATCAATGGGTCATCAGTCATGTGGAGCTGCTACATTGTGGAATTATCCGACGTGGATGAGGAATCTTGTTCCTCATGATATTGATGGAGAAGAAAGACCAGATTTAGTTGACATGGCCGCGTTAGAAA TttatagagatagagagaggggAATACCACGGTACAATGAGTTTAGAAGGAATTTGCTGATGATACCAATTAGCAAGTGGGAGGATTTAACTGATGATGAAGAAGTAATTGAAGCTTTGCGAGAAGTATATGGTGATGATGTTGAGAAGCTAGATCTCCAAGTTGGTCTACACGCGGAGAAGAAAATTAAAGGCTTTGCCATTAGTGAGACTGCTTTCAACATATTTCTGCTCATTGCTTCAAG gaGGCTAGAAGCTGATCGATTCTTTACAACTAATTTCAATGCGCGAACCTACACAGAGAAAGGCTTCGAATGGGTTAACAAGACAGAGACATTGAAAGATGTTATAGATCGACACTTCCCTGAAATGACAGAGAAATACATGAGATGCACAAGTGCATTCGCAGTGTGGAATTCAGACCCAAATCCTAGACGTTATTTACCTCTCTATCTGAGACCAGCAACCTAG
- the LOC107788054 gene encoding alpha-dioxygenase 2 isoform X2 — protein MSLFDTILFYVVHLLDKFDLWHRLPVLLGLAYLGLRRHLHQRYNLLRVGEVNGKKYDTEEFSYRTADGTCNHPADHLVGSHGTFFGRNMPPSTSSYGLLEPHPVTVATKLLERRKCTDCGSQFNMIACAWVQFMIHDWNDHMEDTEQVELRAPEDVAAGCPLKSFKFFKTRKLPTGSPDLKFGHLNSRTPWWDGSVIYGNNKEGMIRVRTFKDGKLRVSGDGLLEHDDNGIPISGDVRNNWAGFSLLQALFMKEHNAICDMLKEHYPEFDDEKLYRHARLITSAVIAKIHTLDWTIELVKTDTLVAGMRINWYGFLGKRIKDLLGPKFGPILSGLVGFKRPRDHGTPYSLTEEFVSVYRMHSLLPEKIVLRDLKSTTSEDKSLPIQEEIPMTEMIGKEGEKSLSKIGIEQMLVSMGHQSCGAATLWNYPTWMRNLVPHDIDGEERPDLVDMAALEIYRDRERGIPRYNEFRRNLLMIPISKWEDLTDDEEVIEALREVYGDDVEKLDLQVGLHAEKKIKGFAISETAFNIFLLIASRRLEADRFFTTNFNARTYTEKGFEWVNKTETLKDVIDRHFPEMTEKYMRCTSAFAVWNSDPNPRRYLPLYLRPAT, from the exons ATGTCTCTCTTTGACACAATCTTGTTCTAT GTGGTACATCTTTTGGACAAGTTTGATCTATGGCATAGATTACCAGTGTTACTCGGGTTGGCTTACCTAGGACTAAGAAGACACTTACACCAGCGATACAACCTCTTACGTGTTGGAGAAGTTAATGGCAAGAAATATGACACAGAAGAGTTTTCGTATCGGACTGCTGATGGTACGTGCAATCATCCTGCGGATCATTTAGTAGGCAGTCATGGAACCTTCTTTGGTCGCAACATGCCACCATCAACTTCAAGTTATGGG CTACTGGAACCTCATCCAGTAACGGTGGCCACGAAGCTCTTGGAAAGGAGAAAGTGCACAGATTGCGGGAGCCAATTCAACATGATAGCGTGCGCCTGGGTACAATTTATGATCCATGATTGGAATGACCATATGGAGGACACTGAACAG GTCGAGCTTAGAGCGCCTGAAGATGTTGCAGCAGGGTGCCCGTTGAAGTCATTTAAGTTCTTTAAGACCAGAAAACTTCCTACAGGTTCACCTGATCTGAAGTTTGGGCATTTGAATTCAAGGACCCCATGGTG GGATGGGAGTGTAATATATGGGAATAATAAGGAGGGCATGATTAGGGTGAGAACATTTAAAGATGGAAAGCTCAGGGTCTCAGGAGATGGACTTCTTGAACATGACGATAATGGCATTCCAATATCTGGAGATGTTCGTAACAATTGGGCAGGCTTCTCTCTGTTGCAGGCCTTGTTTATGAAGGAACATAACGCCATATGTGATATGCTAAAA GAACATTACCCTGAATTTGACGATGAAAAGTTGTACCGACATGCAAGATTGATAACTTCAGCAGTCATTGCTAAAATCCATACCCTTGATTGGACAATTGAACTAGTTAAGACTGATACTCTAGTGGCAGGAATGAGGATCAACTG GTATGGCTTTTTGGGGAAGAGAATCAAGGATTTGTTAGGTCCTAAGTTTGGACCTATTCTGAGTGGATTAGTTGGATTTAAAAGGCCCAGAGATCACGGGACTCCCTACTCATTGACTGAAGAGTTTGTTAGCGTCTATAGAATGCACTCACTTTTACCTGAAAAAATTGTTCTGAGGGACTTGAAGTCGACTACTTCAGAAGACAAATCGTTGCCTATTCAAGAAGA GATTCCTATGACGGAAATGATTGGGAAAGAAGGAGAAAAAAGCTTGTCCAAAATTGGTATAGAGCAGATGCTGGTATCAATGGGTCATCAGTCATGTGGAGCTGCTACATTGTGGAATTATCCGACGTGGATGAGGAATCTTGTTCCTCATGATATTGATGGAGAAGAAAGACCAGATTTAGTTGACATGGCCGCGTTAGAAA TttatagagatagagagaggggAATACCACGGTACAATGAGTTTAGAAGGAATTTGCTGATGATACCAATTAGCAAGTGGGAGGATTTAACTGATGATGAAGAAGTAATTGAAGCTTTGCGAGAAGTATATGGTGATGATGTTGAGAAGCTAGATCTCCAAGTTGGTCTACACGCGGAGAAGAAAATTAAAGGCTTTGCCATTAGTGAGACTGCTTTCAACATATTTCTGCTCATTGCTTCAAG gaGGCTAGAAGCTGATCGATTCTTTACAACTAATTTCAATGCGCGAACCTACACAGAGAAAGGCTTCGAATGGGTTAACAAGACAGAGACATTGAAAGATGTTATAGATCGACACTTCCCTGAAATGACAGAGAAATACATGAGATGCACAAGTGCATTCGCAGTGTGGAATTCAGACCCAAATCCTAGACGTTATTTACCTCTCTATCTGAGACCAGCAACCTAG
- the LOC142179807 gene encoding secreted RxLR effector protein 161-like has product MVCTRPDISYAIGVVRRYMHDPGKEHWQAVKWILWYIRNTVYAGLIFEQEDSQYLVGYCDSDYAGDLDKRRSTTGYVLTFANAPVSWKSTLQSTVALSTTEAEYMAITEAVKEAIWLQELLRELDIVVVI; this is encoded by the exons atggtttgcacaaggcctgataTTTCATATGCTATCGGAGTTGTAAGAAGGTATATGCatgatccaggaaaggagcattggcaagctgtgaaatggattctatgGTATATTCGTAATACTGTATATGctggattgatttttgagcaggaagatagTCAGTATttggttggatattgtgactcggaTTATGCGGGTGATTTGGACAAGcgtagatcaactactggttatgttttAACTTTTGCAaatgcaccagttagttggaagtctactttgcagtcaacggTTGCTTTGTCTACTactgaggcagagtacatggcaattACGGAGGCTgtaaaggaggcaatttggcttcaagagTTGCTTAGAGAGCTTG atatagtagttgtgatttAA